The stretch of DNA CTATTTTTGGTTTGAAAGATTTGAGTTTGATGagttttattttggttttgaaGTTGAATTCGAAAATTATGAGTTTGgtgaatttttttgatttttttttaattgaaggGGGTGCTGAATTTATAGATTTAGACAATAAAGATGATGACCagatgacgaagataataaatttattaatttttatttaataaaatatttaaagaatagaattgttgtgttcacataaaaaaattataaacaagaATAATTGAGttagagattttttatttttctaaatttgaaaTGTTATAGATTTTAGAttgaatgaaataaataaataaaatattaaatttatgagTTTGAAAATGAATGAGACGAAAGAGATAACAAAACTTAACATTTTTCAACACAAAtgactaatttaattaataaaaatatagttaaagaactaacaaaagaagaaaaaatattaaaaaaccaaaataaaattaaaatataagttaaaagaATGAGAGAGTAATTTAGCCTGAAAACAATAAAATCTCTAACATGTAACAATAGTTCATATATAGCAgcaattgctttattttttactatatgGTTCCACTATACAtcattttttgttctttgatGGACCACCAACATAAGTTTATGTTAATATTCACAGCAACAGCAGCAATGTTGCTATCATGCGCTGTGACGCTACAACACTGCGGTAATTGTGGTTCAAACCCGGTTCCATATCCATTAAGCACTGGACCCAACTGCGGTGACCCGCATTACAAAATCCGGTGCACCGCAGGCACGCTGTGGTTAGATGCACTTGCGGGGTCATCCTATATGATTGTATCCATTGACCAGAAAATCCGTCGGATTATAACCCGACCCGCTACATTTGAACGAAACAAGTGCGTGTCCACGGACTTACGCAGCGAAGGCATGCACCTGAACGAGACTCTTCCTTTCAGTTTAGCCGCGGGAAACACCGTTTTTTTATTCAACTGCACCGTTAAAGTACAACACGCGCCGCCGATGGATTGTACAGTAAGGAGTCTGTGCCATAGCTACATCAAGGACCATATAGATAATGCAAGCGCGTGTGGGCGCGTGGGTATGTGCTGCTCGTATGTTACTGGCAGTGGCCGTAAAGATTATGTAGTTCGGGTTTATGGTGGAGGATGCGCGGCGTATATGAGTTTTTTGGATTTGAATGGTGCGGTGGGGACAGTGGGAAAGCGGTGGCCAGAACCTGGAGTTGGGATAGAGTGGGTGGCGCCTCAGGAACCGGTTTGTAAGGTGCCGATGGATTGCAATGAATTGTTGAATTCGAAGTGTGGAATGGGGGTTGGTGGGGTGCAGAGGTGCTTCTGCAATGTTGGCTTCAAATGGGATTCAATTAATGGATCGTGTCAATCTCAAACTCAATATCAGAATCAGACCCAAGCTCAAGCTCAAAGTAAGTCCAAAGCCAAAGTTTAATTTTTGAGACCAGCTAGAGACTAAAATGATATTACATTCAAAATGGTTTCTAAACAAACTTTTAATCTTCATCTCATTTCTcctaattttcttcttcatctcatTTTGACTACTATGGGTTTTtagttaagttatatattaaaacaaCAACATCATGCTCAGTCAAGGTGGTCTAAATTatttatagtatatatatatatgatgtgcATATTGACATTGTATTAAGGGGTTATAAGTTTCATCGATTTGAAAGTTAAAGTGTCGATAAGTTATCAAATGAAAGTAAGTAAAGTTTGATAAATGGTTttttttgaccaattttttaatttggttttttcTAAATGATTTGCTTTAGCTGGactttattaattacttaagtTTATTTGTTTACTCAATTAATATCTCAACTATTTGATTATCAATTCAAGAGtttgatttaacaaaaaaaaagtattttaattttgatttaaatatgtttttagtttcataaatattatcattttttgcttttaatttttataattttatttatttatttttaatttatgtaaatatatcacttttaatTTACGTAATTTTATTTCAACCTTTTTTTGAgacattgaaattaaatattttatttattatattgatcaattccaataataataaatttagtagaGGCTAACACAAAACAAAactgaataaaaataaaaagtggtatatttgtttgaaataaaagaaaattacaaaaactaatatattcaaaaagataaaaaaaaaaaaaaaaaaaaatttaaacagtTACATTTGGAATTTCaattagtaaatatttttatttcctctttcatttttttgaataatcatagtatttttttttattacaattaacaatatttagtttattacatattgacattaaattttaagactctttttcttcatcatcctttatttattttttcaatttcattgaACAATTTTGCCAAAAATTAGAAGATGATTGAACCTTCCATTCATGTTTGCTGTCacttaaatgatttttctttttgacaaaATTGCAATCCTTCCtttgagttttattttattttttccaatttgCAGATGCAAAATGTGTGGGGCATGGGAAAGTTAGCCGCTGCAAagttaagaagaaaaagaaaatgctTCTAGCTGGTATGTATGGAGTATGGTAGCTCTATTTATACCTTTCTTTTTCTATGTgcaaaaaaatagtttaattaagtatttataattattatataagtgATTAGGTATAAATTACttctataataaaatatgtaataaagtcaaactatattttataaaagttataaagttTTATATACGTTTTTATAGAGTACTTatgaaaataagttaaaaataatttatagtcatattatattataatctCTTTTAAATAGTCTCACAAGTGTTTATGTAAGtagataagttcaaataagtcaatATAAACAAGTCTATCATACTTTCTCATAGAAAATGCGATTGCCTTGTATGTGTTTTTCTCATATATTTCTGAACTATTGTTTTCATGCAGTCATAGTTTCCTTAGGAGGAATAGTAACAATTGCAACATTAATTGGATTCATTCTCTACAAGAAGAAGAATCAAATGGAAACAAAAGCAGAGAATGCCAAAATCAAAAAAAGCAAAGACATCTCAAGTGCCAAAGCTAGTGCTCTATCATCAAGAATCTTCACAGGCAGAGAGATTCAGAAAGCAACCAACAATTTCTCCCAAGAAAATCTCATAGGCTCTGGTGGTTTTGGTGAAGTCTTCAAAGGAACTTTTGATGATGGAACCATCACAGCCATAAAACGTGCTAAACTTGGTAACACAAAAAGCATTGATCAAATGCAAAATGAGATTAGAATTCTCTGCCAAGTTAACCATAGAAGCCTTGTTAGACTCATTGGCTTTTGCTTAGAACTTGAACACCCTCTACTAATTTATGACTATGTTTCAAATGGGTCACTTTTTGATTACCTTCATAACAAAAGGGCACCTCTCAAATGGATTCAAAGGCTCAAAATTGCACACCAAACAGCTGAAGGGTTATCCTATCTACATTCTTCGGCCGTGCCTCCGATTTACCATCGTGATGTGAAATCGAGCAACATACTTCTTGATGAGAAGTTTAATGCAAAAGTTTCTGACTTTGGATTATCTAGGCTAGTGGAAATAGCTGAACAAAATAAAAGTCATATTTTTACTAGTGCACAAGGAACACTTGGTTATCTTGATCCGGAGTATTATCGCAATTTTCAGTTAACCGATAAGAGCGATGTTTATAGCTTTGGAGTGGTGTTGATGGAGTTGTTAACTTCTGAGAAAGCTATTGATTTTAATAGGGAAGAAGAGAATGTGAATTTGGCTATTTATGGTAAGAAGAAATTGATTGAAGAGAGGTTGATGGATGTTGTTGATCCTGTGATGAAAGATGGAGCTAGTGATTTGGAATTGGAAACTATGAAATGTTTGGGGTATTTGGCTACTTCTTGTTTGGAGGAACAGAGGCAAAAAAGGCCTACAATGAAAGAAGTTTCAGATGAGATTGAATACCTTGTTAAAATTGTTAAAGGTGAGGCTTCCAAATCATGAATTTATCTCTTTGGCAAAGCCATGTAAAAGTTGAAAAGTGAAAATGTAATTTATGGTTGTTCACACAGGCTGTGACTTGGGTAATAAGTTTGGAATAATTTTTGACTTGTTGTTACTTACTTTCAATTAAACTCTGAATTATTAgataattaaaaccaaaattatgtaaaaaaaattaatcaatttaaacaTGTTTTATCTCACAAACTATAAATAATTGAACACTTACCTCCCGCTATTATTATGTTGGATTTTGGTTTGATGCCGTAAGACAGTTTGGTTTTTTAAACCCTTAGTTAAATTTGATAGTGTAATTTTTCTGAAGAGAAAAGACCCAAAAAAGAGAGCAAcgattatatttataaaactctCACTACTACATTTTAAGCTTTTTAAATTGGTTCCTATGTACATGTTAGGTCAGTTACTTGTCCGATCTAACATCAGGCGTTGTAACAAATACTAAATTATAAAATCGGCAAAAATAACAGATGTAAtaagtcaaaattcaaaaattgatttattacatttgttaaatttgaaccgatgtaacaagtcaaattcaaaattgatttattacatcaATGAACCAAccgatttaaataattaactttttaattaaaaaaatatccataGCTTTCATTTCTCACATCTAATTACATAACAAAATATACACATCCTACATTTAAAATCTATGTTAGACAAACAATAAGAAAAAATCAATGATCATTCTATTCAAACTAGTATATATACAAAGTTATCTAACCAAACCTAATCAAATTCTACGATCTAGAAGCATTTCACTTGTTCCTCAAACCTTTTTCCTCTCATGTTTCCAACATTTTCAAAGTGGCAAAAAAAATGTCAAGTGTTTATTTATGCATAGAATGAGAAACATATAAAATTAGTACAGGCATATTAACTCTTCCCTATTGAAACTAACTTGGCATTACTAAGGTTAAGTGTTGATAGAAGCCTCTTTTTGAATTATACAAAATTAGTGAACAGAACTTTTAGCTACCCAAAATTTCCCATTCTTGAGTAATCACAGTAGAAGATTGAATTGCTATTGGAGACTTCAATCTTCCAAGTTCTGATTCAATTGTGTCATTATTAGTTTGGTACTGAAACTGCATTGTTAGCAGCAGAATTTCTTGCCTTCATATTGTCAATTGTGTCTACATAACTTTGTACACGTTGAACCTGTGTAGTTTCAAGGACTTAAATGTGCTCTGATTATTAGTTTGGTATATGCATAACAAACTATGAAGTTGTGAAATTATACTTCCACTAACCTCAATTCCTCTCTGCATTTTGGCTTCTCCCTCAGCAACAATGGAGTCAAGTTTAAGCAGTTGAACCATAAGCAATTCAGTCAAGAcaacaaattatttatcttcaaCCATAGCTCCACCACTAATAATCCTTTCCAAAGCAATCACCTAACAATCATCACATTTTACTTAAccttgtttttaaattttagtacaACTGTTGCATAATAAAGAATATAGTCTATGAAGTGTCGTCTCACTAGTAAAagtttgactttataaaagtaaaaatttctTCGGAGAtagttgtaaaataattttctccctccctaatttttaaaaaataataattagtgcATGATAAAGAATATCACCTTTTGATATAACTTGTCAACTTCTATTCTAACACATAAAACTTCTTTAGTGGCTGTTAAAATATGTTCAATCTTCCTCTCTTTGCTGGCTGGATCTTCTAACAATATAACCTTAGACATATATTTCACTCCAACCAGATACCAAAGGAGGGTAAAAACATTGAGAATTATTATATCAAAGACTTTGTGTTAGAGTCAATTGCagtttgttaaaaattatatattctgCTCTGACTCTAACTAACACTATCATGAATGCTCTTAGTTTCTATACTTGTAATACTAAGATCTTCTCAAAACTCCAgagaatttttgtttaaaagttACCTGTTTAAGCCAAAATCTTTCAGATTCTTTGTCTCCCCACAGAAAATAGAGCGAATGTCAACATTTTGAAGTCTCTTTCGTAGCTCTAGAAACAATACATGACCAAAGCCCTGCAGCatattaattaacaattaactaAAAACCTTATTTGAAGGAGTAAATTACAGTTATTTATTGCGAGCACCTAAAGATATATGCAAAAAGACAACAGATGATATGAGTAGGAACATTCATTATTGCGAGCACCTAAAGATATATGCAAAAAGACAACAGATGACATGAGTAGGAACATTCAGAAAAgatataaaatttcatatacATAGCTGCAGCTCATAGTAATTGAAATGCACATAAGACTTCTTTAAGAAACATAATCTTGGAGTTGACGCGAAAAATTCAAACAACTCACAAAAATTGGAGCACTTGGAAACAAGACAACCAAGTTTTCATTATACTCCCTTGCACTAACACTGTTTACTGAGAATTCTTATCATGAAGGTATCTCATTAACTTCATTATATGCTAGAAAAACAAGCAAATTACAATTAGAACTAAACAGTTTTGTTGAATAGCAGCACTATAGTGTAGCGGAATTTAAACAAAATGCTATTGTTCTGCGATATGCTGTTTAGtacaaaatattgtcaaatagtGGCTATAGCACTGTTATaatggaatttgaacaaatcattATTCTCTAACACTAGAACTAAAGCAGAAGCTTTATATAAAAGCTTgtaaacaaaatcaaaagaaGGTTACACTGACTAACCATTGCAAGTTTATTTCTCCAAACTAACTCCAGGTATGACATTTTCAACTAAACTCATCAAAAGGAATACCATTTGCAAATTCTTCAATCGGAGGAAGTTTACCAACTTAGAAAATCTCCACTCTTCTCTAACACTTCATGctcattaaaatataaacttcCACATACACATAAAAGGATACTTATAATAAAGGCATTCTATATAAACGAGAGCTACATGAATAACAACAGTGCTGAACTTCAGTAATCACTATACagacatataaaaatataaagcaaCAAAAAGAGATATAAATATTCATAGTTCCATGCTACCAATTATAGAATAATCAAATACATCAGAATATATCAAGTCATTCAATGCTCAACTTTAACATCAAAACAAGTCATTCAATTCTCAACTTTAAACATTACATAGATCATAGATGCAATAAAGCCAAGATTTGTGTTGAtgaaaaactacaaaaaaacaATGGGAACAAAAATAGTTCCTTCTTTTATTGTTTGActggttttatttttttttaaagaaatatgtAACACTTACAGTAGCGAAACCAGACCAGCTCTCTCCGAAAGTTTCGACCTCATCAGGGAAATTCTGATCCTACTCCTCCAAAACATGCTCACGCAAATTCTTACCCAAACAGAAAATGCTAAGTTGGACTAAAagcaaatttttaaaattatgtgaaGACCAcataatgaaaagaaaaatcatacacCTACctaataaaaatcaagaaaCTGAAACAACCTTTAAACCATCAAAATTTGCTTTGGAGATCTTATTATTTGCAATGCAGTTGTTCAAAATATCTCCATAAACTCATCTGGATTCTTATTAACATCAATTAAACTAAACCCaacaattaaattcaaattaaaaaattaaaaaagagcaTAATTTGGGGATTTTGTCTATCTTAGGGTTTTACAAAACCAAATGGATAACTGAATCGAAAACACTTTAATGAGAATCAAGCATACTGTAAACGTAATATTAAGAGTTGAAATTTAAACAAGTCGTGCAATTAAGGTTTGAACAACCAAAAACCAAATGTGAAAATACCATACCGACCAATATGATGGTAGTGTGTTTTGACGACGACGTTCTGGACACGGAAGCGACCCAGTTGAAAGAAGCGGTCCAGAGAGAGGGTTTAGGGTTACGTTTCTTCACCGGAAAACGAACGGAATCAAAACGACAAcgcaaagaaaaaaaagattgaaATCTGTCAGACAACCGTCCGACCATCCCAGATCACAAGTGAAGCTGAGAACGATCCTCTACAGCCAACTGCAATGGTCACCAAAGCTCCCATCCCAGAACCGTTAATCACGCTCTGATCGGGCGGTCATGATTCATCAACCAGATTTAGGTTCCTGTCTCCTTAGAATATAAGGACACAGTAGTACGATCCTATAGAACAGATCCTGTTCAAGTAAGGTCGTGACTGCTAGTCCTTGCGATGGTTATATAAATACTTCAGTTTTGTTATCTGTGAACGATGTGGGACTAGCATTGTGATGTGCGATGGGCCTGGGCCTAACATTAACTTTCAATTACTTCCATAATTGTCAAGCAACATATATAACAATGACATTTGgaaagaaaatgagagagatcATAGCAGAACAGAGAAGAAAGTGTTATGAATTTTGATTCTTCCTTACAATCCTCAGAGAGGAGAACTTATTGCGCCAGAGCTCCTTAATGCAATCGAGCAATCTCTCTCTTCCGACGTGCTTCTCTCTCCCGACTACGCTTCTTCACGGTGGTGCTTGGATGAGCTACTCGTCATCCTCCGATTTCGGTCCCAATTCGGTCGCCATGTTTTCCCCGTCTTCTACGATGTAGACCCCACCGATGTGAGGCACCAGCGAGGATCTTTCGCACATGCTTTTATTAAGCATGGAGAAAGGTTTGGAGATGATAGTTGAAAAGTTCGGAAGTGGAAAGAGGCCTTGACGGAGGTTGCAGAGCTTTATGGCCGGAGCTCAAAGGGTTGGTAGTTCATGTTTGGATCATCACATTAATAACTTAGTAAATGGCTTATTGATagctatttaatttaattacactAGTTAGGTATTTTTCTGTTGCTTATTTGACTTATtatataatcttttttaattttaatataattaattatcttaattatcaatattatttaatctacatttctttatttttgttatcaatGACTTAAATAAGATATTTGTGTAACAAAGTAAAATTAATCGGTCGGtcaaattacttttattgaATTAGTAAGTTATTATGTAAACAAGTTGATAATAGTTTATAGAAATATCATAGCTTATTTCCTCTATCAAATTTTCTTACAAGTGTTTATGCAAGTTGATATgctatataataaatatgtagaATGAAACCATAATCAAAATAGGTACTTGCTCATGGATCATGATAATTTTGTTCTTTGATTATTCATGTTAAACATTAGTTAACTCATTTTAAGTTTATTCGTTATAAGTGTGAAATATAACTCATTGAAGAAATTGTTGCAGAAGTATGGAAAAGGTTATAACCTAAATTTCCACATTATGATGATGAAATGATTGGAATTGATTCAAGGATAAGCATCGTGTGTTCACTTTTAACGGCAGAGTCAAAGGAAATTCGCTTTTATGGGGATATGAGACATGAGTGACATAGGAAAGACAACTCTAGTCAAACTAGTGTACAAGAGAATCCATAACCAATTTGATTTTAGTTGTTTTCTTGAGAATGTTAGAgaggtttttagtgaaagaGATGGTATGCTTTGTTTACAAAGAAAATTACTTTCTCATCTAAATATAAGCAGCATGAGAATTGAAAGTTTGGACCAAGGAAGAGAGACAATACATAatcttttattcaataaaaGGATTATCCTTGTCCTTGAGGATCTAAGTTCTGATATCTAGCTACATAATTTAGCTGGAAAGCAAGAATGGTTTGGTCTAAGGAGCAGGGTAATAATAACTATTAGAGACAAGCATCTCCTAGTATCACTAGGTGTGTGTGAAAGTTATGATGCTCAAATCCTAAACAGTGGTGAATCCCTTTAACTTTTTAGTCAAAAATCTTTTAGAAGAGAAAAACCTGAAGAAGCTTTTGTAGATTTGTCAAAACGGGTGGTTTAATGTGCTGGAGGTATTCCCTTGGCACTCAAAGTGTAGGGTTCATTCCTCTGTGGAAGAAGGGAATAAGTATGGGAAGACGCTTTGAAAATGTTGCAGCATGATCTGCAAAATGATATTTACAAGACACTGAGAATAAGTTATGATGGATTACAGGATATGGAAAAGGCGATATTTCTACATATTGCATGTTTTTTCAAGGGGAGCCTCAACGATCATGTaacacaaatattaaaaaattgtggTCTTAATCTATTGATTGGTATTTACATTCTTGttgaaaaatcattaataaCTTATGATGGGTGGTATTTGGCGATGCATGATTTGCTTCATGAAATGGGTAGAAATATTTGTCACGACCCGAAATTTAAATGTCGTgaccggcgcacaagctatactgCTAGTCTGGCAAGCCTAtcaattaacttaacaattaaacaactaaatcgcTCTTTAAccgtttaaaaatatatatatgttttttcttgaaatttcgacagagtatcctctgtaacttcaacgttcccaaattttgtaaaatcccTGTTCAGCTTTCAATTcagtcataattcaaataacataatcaaattgctTAATACACTTCTCAAAAAAAANNNNNNNNNNNNNNNNNNNNNNNNNNNNNNNNNNNNNNNNNNNNNNNNNNNNNNNNNNNNNNNNNNNNNNNNNNNNNNNNNNNNNNNNNNNNNNNNNNNNNNNNNNNNNNNNNNNNNNNNNNNNNNNNNNNNNNNNNNNNNNNNNNNNNNNNNNNNNNNNNNTGTTTTACAATCGGGCGACAATTATGTTACACAATATTACTTAATAATCtagaaaaaaattctaaatttaaatatatacacatatatggTCATTAAACTTATAATGTAATCacttgacaaaaaaatattttaaaaaaaaaatccagttAATATCGAAACGAAATgaaaatgaacaaccttaaaatcatcataaaaatcaaacaagtaacaatacaaatttttagaaccaagaggcgactttatctcattgatagcctTTTCCTCATAAGGTTGGCATTTCCCTTAGGGGCCGCTCCATTTAACGGATGAccctctcctctcaatcccgcaacgcctcatcacgtatcaattagggagcttacatcgcattgatagccctctcctcccacggatgacatttctcataggggcagctccatctaacgggtaactctccctaatcaacacgaggtaactaggtgcacctaacacagttaacgatttaataataataacaccaATTTCCCAAAACACGcctttaaaatcatttcatcaCAATTCatgaaaaaacatattcaattgcataac from Cicer arietinum cultivar CDC Frontier isolate Library 1 chromosome 3, Cicar.CDCFrontier_v2.0, whole genome shotgun sequence encodes:
- the LOC101498141 gene encoding wall-associated receptor kinase-like 20, yielding MVPLYIIFCSLMDHQHKFMLIFTATAAMLLSCAVTLQHCGNCGSNPVPYPLSTGPNCGDPHYKIRCTAGTLWLDALAGSSYMIVSIDQKIRRIITRPATFERNKCVSTDLRSEGMHLNETLPFSLAAGNTVFLFNCTVKVQHAPPMDCTVRSLCHSYIKDHIDNASACGRVGMCCSYVTGSGRKDYVVRVYGGGCAAYMSFLDLNGAVGTVGKRWPEPGVGIEWVAPQEPVCKVPMDCNELLNSKCGMGVGGVQRCFCNVGFKWDSINGSCQSQTQYQNQTQAQAQNAKCVGHGKVSRCKVKKKKKMLLAVIVSLGGIVTIATLIGFILYKKKNQMETKAENAKIKKSKDISSAKASALSSRIFTGREIQKATNNFSQENLIGSGGFGEVFKGTFDDGTITAIKRAKLGNTKSIDQMQNEIRILCQVNHRSLVRLIGFCLELEHPLLIYDYVSNGSLFDYLHNKRAPLKWIQRLKIAHQTAEGLSYLHSSAVPPIYHRDVKSSNILLDEKFNAKVSDFGLSRLVEIAEQNKSHIFTSAQGTLGYLDPEYYRNFQLTDKSDVYSFGVVLMELLTSEKAIDFNREEENVNLAIYGKKKLIEERLMDVVDPVMKDGASDLELETMKCLGYLATSCLEEQRQKRPTMKEVSDEIEYLVKIVKGEASKS